The DNA segment TGGATATAAAGACACGTCAACAGCGCCTCCATCTTAGATAGGTCCACTCCATTGACTTtagttacaaataaatatattttcggACAATGCCAGTACAGTGCGCAGCGTACGGCTGTAAGAATCGGCGCAATGCAAACCTGAGAAAACAAGGGGTCACTTTCCACAGGTGAAATTTCCGAtcatatacgtgtgtgtgtttctgcgcTGAGACAGGGGCTAGCCTGCTATTTAGCTTAGCTAGTTAACCATAACCGATCACAGTGTGTTTATACCTAATAAATGCGATCACTTGATGCTTGACCTTTTAACGTTTTGTAATGATCGGTGATGTGGAAAAGATGGAGTCGGATTCATTTAAAGCAACGCGGCTGGACTAAGATGAACTTTATTAGCTGTGCTTGTAATCAGGTTGCTCCGGTGTTGTAGAtctgagatttgaactcggtTTGCAGTCTCTCATCGCTGCACATCAGGTTTGCACACGAAATCTAAACAACACCTAAAACATATAACGGACACCTTAATGCTTTCAGTGGAAGTCTAAAGGCCAGCCGGATATGCGGTTCCTCTACACTTCCCTTCGAGACTCCGCCCACTCCTGCTGGGGGGGAATGCTTCAAACACACCTGTAGCTACATTATAACTCttgatgtgataaaaaaaatacttccaaAGTCATAACTATTCCCCACTATGCAGGTCGtacaaaaaaatttgaaaagggGGCGTGGCTAAAATACATTATGACGTAATACTACTTAATATAAAGTGGTTGATTGTTACAATTCAAAAGATTATCTGACAATAACATGTTCACAAACCTACAAGGTAAATGAGGGTTAAAGGTCGTATTATTTTCATGGTGTGGTGATACCACTTTCTGTTTCTAGGCATTCTTTTGGATGATGCCATAAACCATTCTAATACCTAAAatgaaacttttatttaaactatGTTACGGcgcttaatttatttaaaatatcgaagaaaaaaacaacaactataatCGACATTGAAAAGCAATCATTAGAAATTAAAtctcaggtttgtgtgtgtgtatgtgtattagaATGAACAAATATACtaaatgtgtttactgtggACAATATTAAGGGGATTCTAAAGATTAACCATTTTCTAAATTAATTTAGTTAGTTTGGGGAACAATGTTGTACTAtcacaaaatggcaaaaaaaaaattaacaaaaaaaataatttaataaaatgaatgtgttCAGGTAACAATTGGTTGCTGTGGATCTATTTAACATCATGCTTAATGTTGATTCATCTGAAATATACACAAGTTATCCTACAGGACTGTTAAGCtatgtttaatatgtttatgttttctCAAATTCACTCATGACAAGTAAtatatgtgtaaaatgtgtCTCAAGGTTTCCCACTGATGCTAAATTGAGAAAAATTTGGGAGAATGCACTCAGAAAAGAGGGATTTTCAGCCACTCCACATTCAGTCCTGTGCAGCCAGCATTTTACAGAGGATGCCATTGACAGAACTGGGCAGATTGTCCGTCTCCGTGAAGGAGCCATCCCATCAGTTTTTAATTTTCCAGCACACCTCCAGAAAGTATGTTTACACCTTTTAAAGATTATACATTGTTTGATGATTTTTATCTCTAAAACAGTTTGATAAAGTGACAACGTACATTATtgttaagtaatttttttatgttaaataatatatttttagaaacCTGTTAAACCAAGAAAGACTGTAACATCACAGAAGGCTGCTGCTCCATTTGAAGTAGTGGTGGTGAAAGCAGACAGCAATGCCAACAAAGGAGAAACAGAAACTCTGGTTTGTGATGTAAGTAACGGTCGAtttgttaaaaactttttaaccAAGTAAATGACTGATGTGGACGTGCACAGAACCTgactatttttttcctttatttttatttattttccctctCTGAGCAGGAGCATTCTTATGCACTGGATCCTTCACCAAACAGGGTGAAAGACAGATTGGCACAGGCCCTGGCAAACATGGAACGCCTCCAGCGTCAACTCCGTAATGCTAAGGACAGAGAAAGGAGGTGCAAGACAACACTAAAGAGTGCATTGGATGAccttaaagaaagaaatctcatCACCGATGAACTTCATCAAAGACTGGACATGTATTCAAGTCTTTAGAAATCCCCAAATCTTGcgaactttttaaaaattgcacAGTGCTGCTTTAAAAGGAAATATGAATTATGTGAGTTTTGCAGCACAAAAGAGAAGGGCGGTATGTCAGTAAATGTGCTCATTCTCCAAAAATCTTGTTTAAATGCTCCATGCATGCCATTCCTTTTGGATTTATCCTTTGAAGGCCCTCTTTGTGTTACCCTGGTGCTTGTACTGGATCCGGGAGCTATCTTGGATTCCTCACCGTTTTGCTGGAGCTTTTCCTTTGCCACCTTATACAAAACGACTGTGTTCGATGAATTATGTAAAATAGCTTTAGCCTGTAAATGTTGCCTTGtttttgcaaataaatgtatactattttgtagttttatttacCCATGCTCCGGCTGGCCTGCAACTGAGGAACTCATCAGCTATTAGTGATCATGTGAGATTGATTTTATGCATTCTGACTGCTAATCAAATATTTAACAGTCAACACTTTTTATCCATCTTGCcatccattttatttaattgatccTAGTCATCGTCACTTCGCACTGCTACTTCAGCAGTGGTGTCGGGTTTGTCATTAGCTACAGATGTTATCTCAGCACGCTTTAACACTGTATGACAAAACATGTCATGGTAGGGCCTATGTTGCATTAAACATAGCACAAATGCTGTATAAATAACTGACAAGATTAGCTTACAAATTTTGGTTTGCAGAATATTCTGGCAACATTTGTTCTCATTTCCACAGacccaaaaaaaaagactttttttagtttttagttacTATTTCAGgaaaatgtacagaaatatgtatacaaatataactataaaacTAGGTTGACAGAAAATGTTCACATTGTTGtaacacattttgtttattccctctttttttcagaaaattgCTAAACATTTGGAAATCTTACTAAATAGAAAATTTCACTGTCAGTTGTGAGCTTTGTAGGTTTTCAGAACGAACACAATGCTCCCATAAATTTATCAAAACGTTGCAAAAATATCCAAAGGGAAAGCATGTACTACTATTAGTTAACTACTGTGTTTAATCCGACAGTAGCATTTCAGTTAAAGCACGGAAAAAAACAAACGTAATTTAAAATACTatctatatttatctatatttatctatctatctatctatctatctatctatctgtgtgtgtgtgtgtgtgtgtgtatatacgcatgtgtgtgtgtgtgtgtgtgtgtgtgtgtgtatatatatatatatatatatatatatatatatatatatatatatatatatatagtgtataaatattttgttatcaaaataaaaagcaacacGTTTTCCCTGTATTTGTCCAGTCAAAATGGACAAGTGGCCAATCAGAATCGCATTCGTCAAAAATGGGCGTGGCTTGTCGACCCAGGCGCTGTCTGTACAGTGACTGTCAAAGGAAGCGGAAACTGTAAACACTGAGCATGGCAGAAGTTGGCGTAAATAAAAGTGATTCTACGGATGTTCTACAGAGGTAGTTAGTgtaaacaaaattacaaaaagatTATAGTATTATATTAAACGCTTTTGGTGTGGTCTTCCTGGTCCATTCCAGTGTctttggtcattgtcatgtgaCTGTGTAATGCAAATCATTATAGTTAACTGCATGGACTTTACTTTTCAGCGTCGTACCAGATGATGAGGGAAAAGACAAGTTTAAGAGAGCCGAACACATCTTGTTTTACAAGTAAGTTTTCTAAGCCATGCAAGAAGGATTTTATTGATTCATTAATTTGCTTCTTTGATTAATGACTTGAATACCTTATACAGGAGACAGAAAGCCAAAGGTGCGTCTCAGTATTGTGCCTTACTGGACACTGTAGTTCTGCAAGAGAGAGCAGCATCTGTGGAGCTTTTGGAGTCCAGCTCTCAGGTACACATTTCAGCCATGTAGTGTTTCTCTGCACCTGTAGATACTTGATTAATAATGGCAGCATATGCGCCAGTATTACCAGCTAAACAGAGAGGACAAAGCATTTGCATGCAAGCGTacaaatatagaatatatatgtgtaatatgATATGCCTACATTGAACAGGAGCATTTTCTTTTGCAAATCCATGAAAGTTCTAATGGAACACTGAGATTTACCATTGATGAACTGCAGCCTGTCAGAGAACGCTATAAAGCTGCAGATGTCTTGATTGGGGAGACAAACTATGAACAGTAAGTCTTAAACTTAAGAAGATTCTTGAGTTCTTGAGATGC comes from the Silurus meridionalis isolate SWU-2019-XX chromosome 8, ASM1480568v1, whole genome shotgun sequence genome and includes:
- the LOC124390173 gene encoding THAP domain-containing protein 6-like, which codes for MPVQCAAYGCKNRRNANLRKQGVTFHRFPTDAKLRKIWENALRKEGFSATPHSVLCSQHFTEDAIDRTGQIVRLREGAIPSVFNFPAHLQKKPVKPRKTVTSQKAAAPFEVVVVKADSNANKGETETLVCDEHSYALDPSPNRVKDRLAQALANMERLQRQLRNAKDRERRCKTTLKSALDDLKERNLITDELHQRLDMYSSL